From a region of the Rhodoflexus caldus genome:
- a CDS encoding glycoside hydrolase family 13 protein: MKTNTLLAIGLLIIGLTNCTPKKQETAAQAQPWWKEAVIYQIYPRSFKDSDGDGVGDLKGIISELDYIKSLGVDAVWLNPIYTSPNADNGYDVSDYRGIQPEFGTMADFDLLLAEMHKRGIRLIMDMVVNHSSDEHEWFKQSRSSRTNPYRNYYHWWPAEKGTPPYRYSLFDEKGDAWQYDSLTNAYYLHYFADKQPDLNWENPKVRREVYDIMKFWAEKGVDGFRLDAFQFAAKDTTFPKFPDGFEKNFMQYYAMQGNLHEYLKEMNREVLSKYNLMSVAEGAGNSFEDAHNLVDEDRQELNMAYAFDGVDIPKRTGYDLLHLKDVFSRWDSAFAQKGWISIFLANHDQARMVNRYATDAPQFREAVAKMLNTFILSMRGTPYCYYGDELGMTNIGFEKIEQYQDIAAINGYKKVLNSGGDVVAYMADLKFGSRDNGRTPMQWNSNPQAGFTTGTPWLPVNPNYVEINVAKQDKDPNSVLNHFRRMVRLRKENPALIYGAYQLLQREHPQVYAYTRTHEGSRLLVLHNFSDREASISLPEAVSAKQVLINNYSADIPEGKDIRLKPYQSVIYKMK, encoded by the coding sequence ATGAAAACAAACACTCTGTTGGCAATCGGTCTTCTGATAATCGGATTGACAAATTGCACCCCAAAAAAACAAGAAACTGCTGCACAGGCGCAGCCTTGGTGGAAAGAAGCCGTGATTTACCAAATTTATCCACGAAGTTTCAAAGATTCCGACGGCGACGGCGTAGGCGACCTGAAAGGCATCATCAGCGAGTTGGACTACATCAAAAGCCTGGGCGTGGATGCTGTTTGGCTCAACCCGATTTATACATCGCCCAATGCGGACAACGGCTACGACGTGAGCGACTATCGCGGCATACAGCCCGAGTTTGGCACCATGGCAGATTTTGACCTGTTGCTTGCCGAAATGCACAAACGCGGCATCCGTTTGATTATGGACATGGTCGTGAATCACAGCAGCGACGAGCACGAGTGGTTCAAGCAGTCGCGCAGTTCGCGCACCAATCCTTACCGCAACTACTACCACTGGTGGCCTGCCGAAAAAGGCACGCCGCCCTACCGTTACAGCCTGTTTGACGAAAAAGGCGACGCATGGCAGTACGATTCGCTGACCAATGCCTACTACCTGCACTATTTCGCCGACAAACAGCCCGACTTGAACTGGGAAAACCCCAAAGTGCGCCGAGAAGTGTACGACATCATGAAGTTTTGGGCAGAAAAAGGCGTGGACGGCTTCCGCTTGGATGCTTTCCAGTTTGCCGCCAAAGACACCACTTTTCCCAAATTCCCCGACGGATTTGAGAAAAATTTTATGCAATACTACGCCATGCAGGGCAATTTGCACGAGTATTTAAAAGAAATGAACCGCGAGGTATTGAGCAAATACAACCTGATGAGCGTAGCCGAAGGCGCAGGCAATAGCTTTGAAGATGCGCACAATTTAGTGGACGAAGACCGCCAAGAACTCAACATGGCTTATGCCTTTGACGGTGTGGATATTCCCAAGCGCACGGGCTACGATTTGCTGCACCTGAAAGATGTTTTTTCCCGTTGGGACAGCGCTTTTGCCCAAAAAGGATGGATTTCAATTTTTCTTGCCAACCACGACCAAGCGCGGATGGTCAATCGCTATGCCACCGATGCGCCCCAATTCCGCGAGGCTGTCGCTAAAATGCTGAATACCTTCATTTTGAGTATGCGCGGTACGCCTTATTGCTACTACGGCGACGAGTTGGGCATGACCAACATAGGCTTTGAAAAAATTGAACAATACCAAGATATTGCTGCCATCAACGGCTATAAAAAAGTGCTCAACAGCGGCGGCGACGTGGTAGCCTATATGGCAGACCTGAAATTCGGTTCGCGGGACAACGGCAGAACGCCGATGCAGTGGAACAGCAATCCGCAGGCAGGGTTTACCACAGGCACGCCGTGGTTGCCCGTAAATCCTAACTATGTGGAAATCAACGTAGCCAAGCAAGACAAAGACCCCAACTCTGTGCTGAACCATTTCCGCCGCATGGTGCGCTTGCGCAAAGAAAATCCTGCGTTGATATACGGTGCGTATCAACTCTTGCAGCGCGAACATCCGCAGGTATATGCCTATACGCGCACACATGAAGGCAGCCGTTTGTTGGTGTTGCACAATTTCAGCGACCGCGAAGCAAGCATCAGCCTGCCCGAAGCCGTCAGTGCCAAGCAGGTGCTCATCAACAACTACTCCGCTGACATTCCCGAAGGGAAAGATATTCGCTTAAAACCCTATCAATCAGTTATTTATAAGATGAAATAA